In a genomic window of Alphaproteobacteria bacterium:
- a CDS encoding acyl-CoA dehydrogenase, translating into MSLASDNAKPTRTGGDKPRFQWDDALLLDDMLSEDERMVRDMARAYSQEKLLPRILEANRHETFDREIMNELGELGMLGSTLPEAYGCAGVNHVCYGLIAREVERVDSGYRSALSVQSSLVMWPIYAYGSEEQRMKYLPKLASGEWVGAFGLTEPDHGSDPGGMVTRAKSVDGGFSVSGAKMWISNAPIADVFVVWAKDDEGEIRGFILERGMKGLATPKIEGKFSLRASATGEVVMDEVFVPEENKLPDARGLGGPFGCLNKARYGISWGAMGAAEACWHAARDYTLERKQFGRPLAANQLIQKKLADMQTEITLGLHGSLRLGRLIDEEKSTPEMISLMKRNNAGKALDIARVARDMHGGNGISDEYHVIRHVMNLESVNTYEGTHDIHALILGRAQTGLQAFTGA; encoded by the coding sequence ATGAGCCTCGCGTCCGACAACGCAAAACCGACACGCACCGGCGGCGACAAGCCGCGTTTCCAGTGGGACGATGCGTTGCTGCTCGACGACATGCTCTCCGAAGACGAGCGGATGGTGCGCGACATGGCCAGGGCCTATAGCCAGGAAAAGCTGCTCCCGCGCATACTCGAGGCCAATCGCCACGAAACCTTCGACCGCGAGATCATGAACGAATTGGGCGAACTGGGCATGCTCGGCTCAACCCTGCCCGAAGCCTATGGCTGCGCAGGCGTGAACCATGTCTGTTACGGGCTGATCGCGCGCGAGGTCGAGCGGGTGGATTCCGGATACCGGTCCGCGCTTTCGGTGCAGTCATCCCTGGTGATGTGGCCGATTTACGCCTATGGCTCCGAAGAGCAACGGATGAAATACCTGCCGAAGCTCGCCAGCGGCGAATGGGTGGGCGCCTTCGGCCTGACCGAGCCCGATCACGGCTCCGATCCGGGCGGCATGGTGACGCGGGCGAAATCTGTCGATGGCGGCTTTTCGGTGTCGGGCGCGAAGATGTGGATCTCGAATGCACCGATCGCCGATGTGTTTGTCGTCTGGGCGAAGGATGACGAAGGCGAGATTCGCGGCTTTATACTGGAGCGCGGCATGAAAGGCCTCGCGACACCGAAGATCGAAGGCAAATTCTCCCTGCGCGCGTCGGCGACCGGCGAGGTCGTCATGGACGAGGTCTTCGTGCCGGAAGAAAACAAGCTGCCCGATGCCCGCGGCCTCGGCGGCCCGTTCGGCTGCCTGAACAAGGCGCGCTACGGCATCTCCTGGGGTGCGATGGGTGCTGCGGAGGCCTGCTGGCACGCGGCACGCGACTACACGCTGGAGCGCAAGCAATTCGGGCGCCCGCTCGCCGCGAACCAACTCATCCAGAAGAAGCTCGCGGACATGCAGACCGAGATCACGCTGGGACTGCACGGCAGCCTGCGGCTCGGGCGGCTCATCGACGAGGAAAAATCCACGCCGGAGATGATTTCACTGATGAAGCGCAACAATGCCGGCAAGGCACTGGACATCGCGCGGGTCGCACGCGACATGCATGGCGGCAACGGCATTTCCGACGAGTATCACGTCATCCGGCATGTGATGAATCTGGAATCCGTGAACACCTATGAGGGTACACACGACATTCACGCCCTGATCCTCGGCCGGGCACAAACCGGTCTGCAAGCGTTCACCGGCGCCTGA
- a CDS encoding MarR family transcriptional regulator yields the protein MSRGLQYCHGLNPAQWDCLRFIGQANRFSRTPGALASFLGTTKGTASQTLNALEKKGYLSRVPDPDDRRVRHIELTDLGARLLDEDPLNCLDKAISNLPPETVDTMAAGLTRLCADMQSRCGGQDLGICQTCGHLEGTTATGNMMCGFKQAELSCEDATRFCVNFMPESDTPDTDDC from the coding sequence ATGTCACGTGGGTTGCAATATTGTCATGGCTTGAACCCGGCCCAGTGGGACTGCCTTCGATTTATCGGGCAGGCGAATCGTTTCTCGCGGACCCCCGGCGCGTTGGCGTCATTTCTTGGAACGACGAAGGGAACGGCGAGCCAGACGCTGAATGCGTTGGAGAAAAAAGGCTATCTCAGCCGCGTTCCCGACCCCGACGACCGTCGCGTCCGGCATATCGAACTCACCGATCTCGGTGCGCGGTTGCTGGACGAAGACCCGCTGAACTGCCTCGACAAGGCAATTTCCAACCTCCCGCCAGAGACGGTGGACACGATGGCCGCCGGATTGACGCGGCTGTGCGCGGACATGCAGTCGCGGTGCGGCGGACAGGATCTGGGGATATGCCAGACCTGCGGCCATCTTGAAGGCACGACGGCGACCGGCAACATGATGTGCGGGTTCAAGCAGGCGGAACTGAGCTGCGAGGATGCCACGCGGTTCTGTGTGAATTTCATGCCGGAATCCGATACGCCGGACACCGACGACTGCTAA
- a CDS encoding cupin domain-containing protein, with amino-acid sequence MKAGKEKFTVKHARDAEWTKGLREDFEYSDLGIRDATQGQFSAHVIRIADPSADHHTGKHAHMTDFQMIYVLQGEARFWFDGEGEVSVSKGDCFYQPDGIMHDALWMSEDCELLEITSPGEFETVRD; translated from the coding sequence ATGAAAGCGGGAAAAGAAAAATTTACCGTTAAGCACGCGCGCGATGCCGAGTGGACAAAGGGGCTGCGCGAAGACTTCGAATACAGCGATCTGGGCATCCGGGACGCGACGCAGGGTCAGTTCAGCGCCCATGTCATTCGCATCGCCGACCCATCGGCCGACCATCACACGGGCAAGCATGCCCATATGACCGACTTCCAGATGATCTACGTGTTGCAGGGTGAGGCCCGCTTCTGGTTCGACGGCGAAGGCGAAGTCTCCGTCTCCAAGGGTGATTGCTTCTATCAGCCCGACGGCATCATGCACGACGCCCTGTGGATGTCGGAAGACTGTGAACTGCTCGAAATCACGTCGCCGGGCGAATTCGAAACCGTCAGGGACTGA